From Demequina capsici, one genomic window encodes:
- the ftsE gene encoding cell division ATP-binding protein FtsE encodes MIRLENVSKVYSRGARPALEGIDIEIERGDFVFLVGSSGSGKSTFLKLVLREERPTGGDVYVAGRHLNRLSAWRVPHLRREIGAVFQDFRLLPNKTVYGNVAFALQVIGKGRREIDSTVPEMLELVGLAGKERRMPHELSGGEQQRVAIARAFVNRPPILLCDEPTGNLDPGTSVGIMRLLDRINRTGTTVLMATHDDEIVDQMRKRVIELKGGHMVRDQDRGVYGLERA; translated from the coding sequence GTGATTCGGCTAGAGAACGTCAGCAAGGTGTACTCGCGAGGTGCACGACCCGCGCTCGAGGGCATCGACATCGAGATCGAGCGCGGGGACTTCGTGTTCCTCGTGGGCTCCTCGGGCTCCGGGAAGTCCACCTTCCTGAAGCTCGTGCTTCGCGAGGAGCGCCCCACGGGCGGCGACGTCTACGTGGCAGGCCGCCACCTCAACCGCCTGTCCGCCTGGCGCGTGCCGCACCTGCGCCGCGAGATCGGTGCGGTCTTCCAGGACTTCCGGCTCCTCCCGAACAAGACGGTCTACGGGAACGTCGCCTTCGCGCTGCAGGTGATCGGCAAGGGCCGACGCGAGATCGACTCGACCGTGCCGGAGATGCTCGAGCTGGTGGGCCTCGCGGGCAAGGAACGGCGCATGCCGCATGAGCTGTCCGGTGGCGAGCAGCAGCGCGTGGCGATCGCTCGCGCCTTCGTCAACAGGCCTCCGATCCTGCTCTGCGACGAGCCCACGGGCAACCTGGACCCCGGCACCTCCGTCGGCATCATGCGCCTGCTGGACCGCATCAACCGCACCGGCACCACCGTGCTCATGGCGACGCACGACGACGAGATCGTGGACCAGATGCGCAAGCGCGTCATCGAGCTCAAGGGCGGGCACATGGTGCGCGACCAGGATCGCGGCGTGTACGGGCTGGAGCGCGCATGA
- a CDS encoding TetR/AcrR family transcriptional regulator — protein sequence MSEQQQAISATSAAGTRDEERRALVGRVAATFAAKGYHGGTLESIARESDVDLDALRDHFGDRVAVLLEVLEWHDMQGIPDGYGELTSVLDLYDRMSAEELVEAFLAVARSNADSPGLVQLLSVLTAEAGAPRHPARPALQQRHELLRGIIAQAISARREATGGTTDPLSPEERATAVIATWEGLQTHEALHPRTTDLIALLGHTLRSALELPPRVDTAPDGSDARA from the coding sequence ATGTCAGAGCAGCAGCAAGCGATCTCCGCCACGAGCGCCGCCGGGACGCGAGACGAGGAGCGACGGGCGCTCGTGGGACGGGTCGCCGCGACCTTCGCGGCCAAGGGCTACCACGGAGGCACTCTCGAGAGCATCGCGCGCGAGTCCGACGTCGACCTCGACGCGTTGCGTGACCACTTCGGCGACCGGGTCGCCGTGCTGCTCGAGGTGCTCGAGTGGCACGACATGCAGGGCATCCCCGACGGCTACGGCGAGCTCACCTCGGTGCTCGATCTCTACGACAGGATGTCCGCCGAGGAGCTCGTGGAGGCGTTCCTCGCAGTCGCACGCAGCAACGCCGACTCGCCTGGGCTGGTGCAGCTGCTGTCCGTGCTCACCGCCGAGGCAGGCGCTCCGCGGCATCCCGCGCGCCCGGCCCTGCAGCAGCGGCACGAGCTGCTCCGCGGCATCATCGCCCAGGCGATCTCCGCGCGACGCGAGGCTACCGGTGGCACCACCGATCCGTTGAGCCCGGAGGAACGCGCGACGGCAGTGATCGCCACATGGGAGGGCCTCCAGACGCATGAGGCGCTGCACCCGCGCACGACGGATCTGATCGCGTTGCTGGGTCACACCCTCCGCTCGGCGCTCGAGCTCCCGCCTCGCGTGGACACGGCACCCGACGGCTCGGACGCGCGAGCCTAG
- the smpB gene encoding SsrA-binding protein SmpB — protein MGDGVKVIATNRSAHHDYFIDDTFEAGVALMGTEVKSLRMGRATIGEGYVYVDRGEVWAENLHIPEYVQGTWTNHSVRRKRKLLLHAHEIEELARKTSEKGYTIVPLKLYFKGSRVKLEIGLARGKKLHDKRQTLREKQDNREAERAMSLRRARD, from the coding sequence ATGGGCGACGGCGTCAAGGTGATCGCCACCAACCGGTCGGCTCACCACGACTACTTCATCGACGACACGTTCGAGGCGGGCGTGGCGCTGATGGGCACCGAGGTCAAGTCGCTGCGCATGGGCCGCGCGACGATCGGCGAGGGCTACGTGTACGTGGACCGCGGCGAGGTCTGGGCGGAGAACCTGCACATCCCCGAGTATGTGCAGGGCACGTGGACCAACCACTCCGTGAGGCGCAAGCGCAAGCTCCTGCTCCACGCGCATGAGATCGAGGAGCTCGCTCGCAAGACGAGCGAGAAGGGCTACACGATCGTCCCGCTGAAGCTGTACTTCAAGGGCAGCAGGGTGAAGCTTGAGATCGGTCTGGCGCGAGGCAAGAAGCTCCACGACAAGCGCCAGACGCTGCGGGAGAAGCAGGACAATCGGGAGGCTGAGCGGGCCATGAGCCTGCGTCGCGCACGCGACTGA
- a CDS encoding peptidoglycan DD-metalloendopeptidase family protein, protein MRTVSRRLASIIAALMAVAVSGGLLVGSASASGPGSVATSSYDDEIAAAEQSQADNQQSLDDLESQMEDTDAAIVEANRKLQELQDKLPGLQQQLDLAQERYDAAVLQQQIVADKLAAAQAQDQALTDQISKDEDRVGTIRQAIAAIARDSYIGNDITSLGVVLGAQSSDQFVADYAARDAAARVQSNALAEMEQITAVNRNRETRQTAVRQEIERLKLEADQLVTEAEAAKQEAADKKAEVESALAEQQQLQSYLESQRQSFMDQQAQIEADQEAVRQELRDLLAKAAAEDAASSPTPIGIGVLNFPTKVPYITSSYGMRYHPVFHYWRLHAGTDFRAYCGTPIYAAASGKVLWAKYRSGFGNQVMLNHGTFNGDSLATSYNHLSKFAVSAGQYVLQGDLVGYAGSTGSVTACHLHFEVYVNGNTVDPMTILGPVP, encoded by the coding sequence ATGAGAACGGTCTCTCGCCGACTCGCCTCGATCATCGCCGCGCTGATGGCGGTCGCGGTCAGCGGCGGGCTGCTCGTGGGCTCCGCCTCGGCGTCCGGCCCGGGTTCCGTGGCGACCTCCTCCTACGACGACGAGATCGCGGCCGCCGAGCAGAGCCAGGCGGACAACCAGCAGTCGTTGGACGACCTCGAGAGCCAGATGGAGGACACCGACGCGGCGATCGTGGAGGCGAACCGCAAGCTCCAGGAGCTCCAGGACAAGCTGCCCGGCCTTCAGCAGCAGCTGGACCTGGCGCAGGAGCGCTACGACGCAGCCGTGCTCCAGCAGCAGATCGTCGCCGACAAGCTCGCGGCCGCGCAGGCGCAGGACCAGGCGCTGACGGACCAGATCTCGAAGGATGAGGATCGCGTCGGCACGATTCGTCAGGCGATCGCGGCGATCGCGCGCGACAGCTACATCGGCAACGACATCACCAGCCTGGGAGTCGTCCTGGGGGCGCAGTCGTCGGACCAGTTCGTGGCGGACTACGCGGCGCGTGACGCCGCGGCGAGGGTCCAGTCCAACGCGCTCGCGGAGATGGAGCAGATCACGGCGGTGAACCGCAACCGCGAGACGCGCCAGACCGCGGTGCGGCAGGAGATCGAGCGGCTCAAGCTCGAGGCCGACCAGCTGGTGACGGAGGCGGAGGCTGCCAAGCAGGAGGCGGCTGACAAGAAGGCCGAGGTCGAGAGCGCGCTCGCCGAGCAGCAACAGCTCCAGTCGTACCTGGAGAGCCAGCGGCAGTCGTTCATGGATCAGCAGGCGCAGATCGAGGCGGATCAGGAGGCGGTGCGGCAGGAGCTGCGCGACCTTCTCGCGAAGGCCGCCGCTGAGGACGCGGCGTCCAGCCCGACGCCGATCGGCATCGGCGTCCTGAACTTTCCCACGAAGGTGCCGTACATCACCTCCAGCTACGGGATGCGCTACCACCCCGTGTTCCACTACTGGCGGCTGCACGCCGGCACCGACTTCCGTGCCTACTGCGGGACCCCGATCTACGCGGCCGCGTCGGGGAAGGTGCTGTGGGCCAAGTACAGGTCCGGGTTCGGCAATCAGGTGATGCTCAACCACGGCACCTTCAACGGCGACAGCCTGGCGACGAGCTACAACCATCTGTCCAAGTTCGCGGTGAGCGCCGGCCAGTACGTGCTTCAGGGAGACCTGGTCGGCTACGCCGGCTCCACCGGCTCCGTGACGGCGTGCCACCTCCACTTCGAGGTGTACGTCAACGGCAACACTGTGGACCCCATGACCATCCTCGGCCCGGTGCCGTAA
- the ftsX gene encoding permease-like cell division protein FtsX — translation MRLRFILGEVFNGLRRNSTMALSVVLVTFVSLTFVGAAALIQTQIGQLQDDWYGKVEVSIFLCTDQSVEQQCAQGAATPAQEDAIRAVLESGAVADLVQSVTYESQQQAYDSYVARADSSLTQYLEPEYMPASFRVKLVDPSQFQVVADATQGLAGVEQVQDQREIFDQLFAFLNAATLVAAALAAVMLLTAVLLITTTVRLSALSRKRETTIMRMVGSSRTLIQLPFMLEGAVAATAGALLATVTLWFGVRYLVQDWLSSSVTWVDYVSADDVLGIAPWLILIAFGLAAVASLLTLGRYTRA, via the coding sequence ATGAGGCTCCGGTTCATCCTCGGCGAGGTCTTCAACGGGCTGCGCCGCAACTCGACGATGGCGCTGTCCGTCGTGCTCGTCACGTTCGTGTCGCTCACCTTCGTGGGCGCGGCCGCGCTCATCCAGACGCAGATCGGTCAGCTCCAGGACGACTGGTACGGCAAGGTCGAGGTGTCGATCTTCCTGTGCACCGACCAGTCGGTCGAGCAGCAGTGCGCCCAGGGCGCGGCGACGCCCGCCCAGGAGGACGCGATCCGCGCCGTTCTCGAATCGGGCGCCGTGGCCGACCTGGTCCAGTCCGTCACGTACGAGTCGCAGCAGCAGGCCTACGACAGCTACGTGGCGCGGGCCGACAGCTCCCTCACGCAGTACCTCGAGCCGGAGTACATGCCCGCGAGCTTCCGCGTGAAGCTCGTGGACCCGTCGCAGTTCCAGGTGGTGGCCGACGCGACCCAGGGCCTCGCCGGCGTCGAGCAGGTGCAGGATCAGCGCGAGATCTTCGACCAGCTGTTCGCCTTCCTGAACGCGGCGACGCTCGTGGCGGCGGCGCTCGCCGCGGTCATGCTGCTCACCGCGGTCCTGCTCATCACGACGACGGTGCGGCTCAGCGCGCTCAGCCGCAAGCGCGAGACGACGATCATGCGGATGGTCGGCTCGTCGCGCACGTTGATCCAGCTGCCGTTCATGCTCGAGGGCGCGGTGGCAGCGACCGCAGGAGCGCTGCTCGCGACGGTGACGCTGTGGTTCGGTGTCCGCTACCTGGTGCAGGACTGGCTCAGCTCGTCGGTCACCTGGGTCGACTACGTGAGCGCGGACGACGTGCTCGGCATCGCCCCTTGGCTGATCCTGATCGCTTTCGGCCTGGCGGCCGTGGCGTCCCTGCTCACGCTCGGAAGGTACACACGCGCATGA